One window of Pleurodeles waltl isolate 20211129_DDA chromosome 3_1, aPleWal1.hap1.20221129, whole genome shotgun sequence genomic DNA carries:
- the TPM1 gene encoding tropomyosin alpha-1 chain isoform X9 produces MSGGTSLDAVRRKIRALQEQADSAEERAGSLQRERDTERQLREAAESDVASLNRRIQLVEEELDRAQERLATALQKLEEAEKAADESERGMKVIENRALKDEEKMELQEIQLKEAKHIAEEADRKYEEVARKLVIIEGDLERAEERAELSEGKCAELEEELKTVTNNLKSLEAQAEKYSQKEDKYEEEIKVLTDKLKEAETRAEFAERTVAKLEKSIDDLEDELYAQKLKYKAISEELDHALNDMTSM; encoded by the exons ATGTCGGGGGGCACTTCCCTGGACGCGGTGCGCCGGAAGATCCGCGCCCTGCAGGAGCAGGCGGACAGCGCCGAGGAGAGGGCCGGCAGCCTTCAGCGGGAGCGGGACACCGAGAGGCAGCTGCGGGAGGCG GCTGAGAGCGATGTCGCCTCCCTTAACAGGCGTATCCAGCTGGTTGAGGAAGAGTTGGACAGGGCTCAGGAACGTCTGGCCACAGCACTTCAGAAGCTGGAGGAGGCTGAAAAGGCAGCTGATGAGAGCGAAAG AGGAATGAAGGTCATTGAGAACAGAGCCTTAAAAGATGAAGAAAAGATGGAGCTGCAAGAAATCCAACTCAAAGAAGCAAAACACATTGCTGAAGAGGCTGACCGCAAATATGAAGAG GTTGCCCGTAAACTGGTCATTATTGAAGGTGACCTGGAGCGTGCAGAGGAACGGGCAGAACTCTCTGAAGG CAAATGTGCTGAGCTTGAAGAAGAGTTGAAAACTGTGACCAACAACCTGAAGTCACTGGAGGCTCAGGCTGAGAAG TACTCCCAGAAGGAAGACAAGTATGAGGAGGAGATCAAGGTCCTGACTGACAAGCTGAAGGAG GCTGAGACCCGTGCAGAGTTTGCTGAGAGGACGGTAGCCAAACTGGAAAAGAGCATTGATGACTTGGAAG ACGAGTTGTATGCCCAGAAACTGAAGTACAAAGCAATCAGCGAGGAGCTGGACCATGCTCTCAACGATATGACTTCAATGTAA